The Penicillium oxalicum strain HP7-1 chromosome IV, whole genome shotgun sequence genome contains a region encoding:
- a CDS encoding Aminomethyltransferase — translation MSGIRSLTRTVDLAAARAVAFTAPRASIGSTVLRRELSSAVRAAPRKPSARITSRAAVPQLRSQPARYASSSSEPLAKTQLYDLHEAHGAKMVPFAGYSMPLQYADLSHVESHKWTREKASLFDVSHMVQHSLSGPGALPLLMKVTPSSLDKLSPNTSTLSCLLEKETGGIIDDTVITRRGKESFYFVTNAGRRAEDLEFLQGEIEAYRLQHGADSIKWDILEDRALVALQGPLAANALQPLINTSVSTEDTDLSTLYFGQCRELFVTLADGSVSPLPLLITRTGYTGEDGFEISIPSAGATDLPHQVVNLLLKDSNTVRLAGLAARDSLRLEAGMCLYGHDITTAQTPPDAALGWVVGRDRRDPATATFNGASVILSQLASPKTLKQRRVGLTVEKGSPAREGAVVVDLADPANPVEIGVVTSGLPSPTLGGINIAMAYVKNGFHKKGTELGVKVRNKVRKATVTGMPWIESKFHRPA, via the exons ATGTCTGGCATCCGTTCGCTCACAAGAACCGTGGACTTGGCCGCCGCGAGGGCCGTGGCCTTCACTGCTCCCCGCGCCTCGATTGGCTCCACAGTATTGCGGAGGGAGCTCTCTTCCGCGGTGCGGGCAGCTCCCCGCAAGCCGTCGGCCAGAATTACATCGCGGGCTGCAGTGCCTCAATTGAGGTCGCAACCCGCTCGCTAtgcctccagctccagcgaGCCGCTGGCAAAGACGCAATTGTATGACTTGCACGAGGCGCACGGTGCCAAAATGGTGCCTTTTGCGGGATACTCAATGCCGCTCCAGTATGCCGATTTGAGCCATGTCGAGAGTCACAAGTGGACGCGCGAGAAGGCCAGTTTGTTTGATGTGAGCCACAT GGTCCAGCACTCACTCAGCGGTCCCGGTGCCCTGCCGCTGCTGATGAAAGTCACTCCATCGTCGCTTGACAAGCTCAGCCCCAACACTTCGACTTTGTCATGTCTCTTGGAAAAAGAGACTGGTGGGATCATTGATGACACGGTGATCACCCGGCGCGGCAAAGAGTCCTTCTATTTTGTTACCAATGCCGGTCGTCGGGCTGAGGATCTGGAGTTCCTCCAAGGCGAAATTGAGGCCTATCGCTTGCAGCACGGCGCAGACAGCATCAAATGGGATATTCTTGAAGACCGCGCACTGGTTGCGTTGCAGGGTCCACTTGCTGCCAACGCTCTCCAGCCTCTGATCAACACCTCTGTCTCGACCGAGGATACAGATCTCAGCACCCTTTATTTCGGCCAGTGCCGCGAACTTTTCGTCACCTTGGCCGATGGCTCAGTATCTCCCTTGCCGCTGTTGATCACCCGCACTGGCTACACCGGTGAAGACGGATTCGAGATTTCTATTCCCTCGGCCGGGGCTACTGATCTCCCCCACCAAGTCGTCAACCTTCTTTTGAAGGACAGCAACACGGTCCGTTTGGCCGGTCTCGCTGCCCGCGACTCTCTTCGCCTCGAAGCTGGCATGTGTCTCTATGGCCACGACATTACCACTGCTCAGACACCTCCCGACGCTGCCCTGGGCTGGGTCGTCGGTCGTGATCGCCGGGACCCAGCTACCGCGACCTTCAACGGTGCCTCTGTCATTCTCTCTCAGCTGGCCAGTCCCAAGACCCTCAAGCAGCGCCGAGTTGGTCTGACTGTGGAGAAAGGCTCACCCGCCCGCGAGGGTGCTGTGGTCGTTGATCTGGCGGATCCTGCAAACCCCGTTGAGATTGGTGTGGTTACTTCGGGTCTGCCCAGCCCCACGCTAGGTGGAATTAACATTGCCATGGCGTACGTCAAGAACGGGTTCCACAAGAAAGGCACCGAACTCGGCGTCAAAGTCCGCAATAAGGTCCGCAAGGCCACGGTTACGGGTATGCCTTGGATTGAGAGCAAGTTCCACCGCCCAGCGTGA